The DNA region GCGCATTTCCGGTTGCGGCATGGCTTTCTGATTCTCAACCATGGGCCACCTCCAGACAGGTATCGACCACGCTACGGGTGGCATCGGGTTTCGCCAGACGGCGGGCCGCTTGGGCCATTTCTTCGAGTCGTTGCGGTTGCATCAAGACCTCTGTCAGGCGCGCGGCAAGGTCCGCGGCACCAGTCGTTCTTTGCGGCATCAGGAAGGCAGCGCCTTCGCGGGCCAAATAATCGGCGTTGCGGGTCTGGTGATCGTCGATCGCGTGGGGCAAAGGCACCAGCATCGAGGGCAGACCGGCAGCAGCCAGCTCACTGATGGTCAACGCGCCTGCGCGGCACACCACCAGGTCAGCCCAGCCATAGGCCTGGGCCATGTCTTTGATGAACGGCTGCACCTGCGCATCGACGCCGGCGGCGCGGTAGCGCTCTGCAGTCACTTCATCGTGGTTTTTGCCGGCCTGATGAAACACTTCCGGGCGCAAATCGGCAGCGACTTGGGCCAGGGCTTCAGGCAGCAATTTGTTCAACGGTTCTGCGCCCAGGCTTCCGCCAAGGATCAGCAAACGCGCTTTGCGACCGGCCAGGGCAGGTCGCGGTGTTTCGAGGAACAGCTCGCTGCGCACCGGGTTTCCGGTGGTACGGCGG from Pseudomonas helmanticensis includes:
- the murG gene encoding undecaprenyldiphospho-muramoylpentapeptide beta-N-acetylglucosaminyltransferase, yielding MGANVLIMAGGTGGHVFPALACAREFQARGYSVHWLGTPRGIENELVPAAGLELHRINATGLRGKGKLSLLKAPFMLLKSVWQARAIIRRLKPVCAVGFGGYVTGPGGLAAKLAGVPVIVHEQNAVAGTANRLLVPFAARVCEAFPDTFTLSDTRRTTGNPVRSELFLETPRPALAGRKARLLILGGSLGAEPLNKLLPEALAQVAADLRPEVFHQAGKNHDEVTAERYRAAGVDAQVQPFIKDMAQAYGWADLVVCRAGALTISELAAAGLPSMLVPLPHAIDDHQTRNADYLAREGAAFLMPQRTTGAADLAARLTEVLMQPQRLEEMAQAARRLAKPDATRSVVDTCLEVAHG